The proteins below are encoded in one region of Bosea sp. BIWAKO-01:
- a CDS encoding L,D-transpeptidase: MSFDSIAGALRHRLFKRMMVLLLPLSLAACVGARQQALEAARPAGPSAAALAMYGEMPDEKFPLPETDIAEVDPRFLRQEVAYPTSERPGTIVVDTNKRYLYLVRENGRAIRYGIGVGKQGMSWRGRATVARKAAWPRWTPTPAMIARDPAKNGPWAGGMAAGLENPLGARALYLYQGDRDTLYRIHGTSEPWTIGKAVSSGCIRMFNQDIIDLHSRVPTGTTVVVLNRTPLLKPEPGENFDEFVSEGVEPAEPFEG, encoded by the coding sequence ATGTCCTTCGACTCGATCGCCGGCGCACTCCGCCATCGCCTCTTCAAGCGCATGATGGTGCTGTTGCTGCCGCTATCGCTGGCAGCCTGTGTTGGCGCGCGCCAACAAGCTCTCGAGGCTGCAAGACCTGCCGGACCGAGCGCGGCTGCACTGGCCATGTATGGCGAAATGCCCGACGAGAAATTCCCTCTCCCGGAGACCGACATTGCCGAAGTCGATCCGCGCTTCCTGAGGCAGGAGGTCGCCTATCCGACCAGCGAGCGGCCCGGCACGATCGTCGTCGACACCAACAAGCGCTATCTCTATCTGGTCCGCGAGAACGGCCGCGCGATCCGCTATGGCATCGGCGTCGGCAAGCAGGGCATGTCCTGGCGCGGTCGCGCGACCGTTGCCCGCAAGGCAGCCTGGCCGCGTTGGACCCCGACCCCCGCGATGATCGCGCGTGATCCGGCCAAGAACGGTCCCTGGGCCGGCGGCATGGCGGCAGGCCTCGAGAACCCGCTCGGTGCGCGTGCGCTGTATCTCTACCAGGGTGACCGCGACACGCTCTATCGCATCCACGGCACCTCCGAGCCCTGGACCATCGGCAAGGCGGTTTCGAGCGGCTGCATCCGCATGTTCAACCAGGACATTATCGACCTGCACAGCCGCGTGCCCACCGGCACCACCGTCGTGGTCCTCAACCGCACCCCGCTGCTGAAGCCGGAGCCTGGCGAGAATTTCGACGAGTTCGTCTCCGAAGGTGTCGAGCCGGCCGAGCCGTTCGAAGGCTGA